One window of Oryza brachyantha chromosome 12, ObraRS2, whole genome shotgun sequence genomic DNA carries:
- the LOC102710653 gene encoding uncharacterized protein DDB_G0271670-like, with amino-acid sequence MEETAAGSIDGRRGLRENGEARAAAASVPGYLRPSAGSCHHVCKYGGAHTFEEREPRRAALPRPRKPQPAAAAAAPVISQRTTPTPAVALAKLRSASSRRRVGDLTKPEKAGSKKPVASSTVVVDVDTGKKDAGAVVWKDIVAYDSSPQPPENTTIAGGGTKKKMKDVSVAKGKNPIKPSPHGKAKIVAEQIDDDIAATKKKKKKLIKSVGSKLTGKASSPELKSGDAAASPSDQNKQKVIKSRTTTTTTKSVKPPKPKQNLVETGQEIVHENSSSSSSSSSSAAIDTKEEKPHHPLGQEHSSGRAPTATAAAAHRRAKSMSIAGSSKSVRFPFTRQGSRSSTTTTTSSFKVTRSKSSRTAAPPEQAEPAPATRLRFFRRGDAGGGSSSGGAGIQLRIRSLRRRGSSRGGGGTAAGGFVVPAVALRHQKTLEKKKSRRLYNSVIEETAGKLVMARKSRVKALVGAFESLISKIGK; translated from the coding sequence ATGGAGGAGACCGCGGCCGGGAGCATCGACGGCCGCCGTGGCCTGCGTGAGAACGGCGAGGCGAGAGCTGCGGCCGCCTCCGTGCCTGGCTACCTCCGGCCGTCGGCTGGGTCGTGCCACCACGTCTGCAAGTACGGCGGCGCGCACACCTTCGAGGAGAGGGAGCCTCGCCGGGCTGCGCTGCCGAGGCCCCGGAAgccgcagccggcggcggcggcagcggctccGGTGATCAGCCAgaggacgacgccgacgccggctgTGGCGTTGGCCAAGCTGAGGTCGGCGTCGTCGCGGAGACGGGTCGGGGACTTGACCAAGCCAGAGAAGGCCGGCAGCAAGAAGCCGGTGGCCTcctccaccgtcgtcgtcgacgtcgacaCGGGGAAGAAGGacgccggcgcggtggtgTGGAAGGACATCGTGGCGTACGACTCATCCCCGCAGCCGCCGGAGAACACcaccatcgccggcggcggcaccaagaagaagatgaaggaTGTGAGCGTGGCCAAGGGGAAGAATCCGATCAAACCATCACCACATGGCAAGGCCAAGATCGTCGCAGAACAAATCGACGACGACATTGCCGCcaccaagaagaagaagaagaagctgatCAAGTCCGTCGGGTCGAAGCTGACCGGCAAGGCCTCTTCGCCGGAGCTTAAATCCGGCGACGCAGCGGCCTCCCCTTCTGACCAGAACAAGCAGAAGGTGATCAAGagcaggacgacgacgacgacgacgaagagcGTGAAGCCTCCGAAACCGAAGCAGAATCTCGTCGAAACTGGTCAAGAAATCGTTCATGAAAACTCATCGTcatcttcgtcttcgtcttcatCAGCAGCGATTGATACCAAAGAGGAGAAACCACACCACCCTCTCGGCCAAGAACACAGCTCAGGCAGGGCGCCGacagcaacggcggcggcggcgcaccggAGAGCGAAGAGCATGAGCATCGCCGGCAGCAGCAAGTCCGTTCGCTTCCCGTTCACGCGGCAGGGGAGCAGgagctccaccaccaccaccaccagcagcttcAAGGTCACCCGCTCCAAGAGCAGCAGaaccgccgcgccaccggaACAAGCTGAACCAGCTCCGGCGACACGGCTCAGGTTCTTCAGAAgaggcgacgccggcggcggcagcagcagcggtggcgccggcaTTCAGCTGAGGATCAGAAGCCTCCGGAGGCGAGGCAGCagcaggggcggcggcgggacggcggcgggtgggTTCGTGgtgccggcggtggcgctgcgGCACCAGAAGACgctggagaagaagaaaagccGGCGGCTGTACAACAGCGTGATCGAGGAGACGGCCGGGAAGCTCGTCATGGCGAGGAAGAGCAGGGTGAAGGCGCTCGTCGGCGCCTTCGAATCACTCATCTCCAAGATTGGCAAGTAG
- the LOC102703447 gene encoding protein cornichon homolog 4-like, which produces MSVELILWLFSFASIMVLIGLTAYQLICLSDLEFDYINPYDSSSRINSVVLIEYLLQGALCASFLLTLHWFPFLVMAPVAYYHGKLYMDRKHLVDVTEIFRQLNWEKKYRMIKLAFYFSLFIITIYRLVMTAVMLFIDEDANLVDTRTI; this is translated from the exons ATGTCCGTCGAGCTCATCCTCTGGCTCTTCTCCTTCGCCTCCATCATGGTCCTCATCGGCCTCACCGCCTACCAG CTTATATGTCTATCTGATTTGGAGTTTGACTATATCAACCCATACGATTCTTCATCTCGCATCAACTCAGTGGTCCTTATAGAATACTTACTCCAAGGGGCCTTGTGTGCTTCTTTCCTCTTAACACTGCACTGGTTCCCGTTTCTAGTTATGGCACCTGTAGCATACTACCATGGCAAATT GTATATGGATCGGAAACACCTTGTAGATGTTACCGAGATATTCCGGCAGCTCAATTGGGAGAAAAAATACAGGATGATCAAGCTTGCATTCTACTTTAGTTTGTTTATTATAACAATCTACAG GCTTGTTATGACGGCTGTAATGCTATTTATTGATGAGGATGCAAATCTGGTTGACACTAGAACTATATAA